The Suricata suricatta isolate VVHF042 chromosome 3, meerkat_22Aug2017_6uvM2_HiC, whole genome shotgun sequence genome contains the following window.
TGTAAAGTGCCAAGGCCTTAAGACTTGGGTACGTGTGTTACAACAGCAAGTGCCAGCGCCCACAAAAGACCCACTGGACCTGTCAGCTCCTCTGTTTCACCAAGCAGACGTAATAATTTACCAGCTAAGCAGAGTAAGCCAAGTGCCTCTGCATGTGCCAAGTGCCAGCTgataacacaaaagaaaaagaactaatttaGACTAGAGCCCTATCTTTTCTTGAGAAGCTGGGATTTGAAGGAACTACTCTGAGATCTGTGCTGCTAAGAAGTGACTGACAACATTATAGACAGAACTGGTCCCTGGGTTCAGAGACTGAGTTGCAGTTGAGTGAAAAACAGACAACGAAATCTTGAAGAATTGCACGGAGGTGCAAGCCAAATTTAACTCTGGTCGCCAAGTATTGTTGGTTGGACTGAGAAATTGCTAAGCCAGACCTGTAATAGGACTGGTTATTTGGGTCTCTCTGTCATTGTTGCCTCTTACTGTGACATTGCTTTCTGTGTTGTTTCTGTAGGCCCAGATGTTCTCAGACAATTCACACTGCCCTGACTGTGGACAGCAGTGGTTCCCTAGTTTAGAACTAGGCCACTGGTTGTACCAGACTGAACTTGTGGAAAATGAATGTTACCAAGTATTCTTAGACCGTATTAACAGAGCTGACTATTGCCCTGAGTGTTACCCTGACAACCCTGCTAACAGAAGTCTTGTTCTTCCTTGGTCTTTCCCACTTGAGTGGGCTCCCCAAAATCTCACCAGATGGACCTTTGAAAAAGCTTG
Protein-coding sequences here:
- the TOR1AIP2 gene encoding torsin-1A-interacting protein 2; its protein translation is MFSDNSHCPDCGQQWFPSLELGHWLYQTELVENECYQVFLDRINRADYCPECYPDNPANRSLVLPWSFPLEWAPQNLTRWTFEKACHPFLLGPPLVRKRIHDSRVAGFNPALQLILTRTDKTLNKKLGQNK